From the candidate division KSB1 bacterium genome, one window contains:
- a CDS encoding glycoside hydrolase family 28 protein — protein MTLFIFMPLLRLDPSLVIAQSLEAVVNVKAHGASGSGEKLDTEAIQKAIDACHAQGGGTVYFPNGTYLSGTLVLKSNVTLHLEAGATLLGSANLADYKPYALRPDLEAQLLGTSNQDTGNLHLIYAQKASHVGITGKGRIDGNGRAFWDENFLPRPRPAQMIEFETCEDVTIENVTLQNSPFWALHILSSNRARIDGIKILNYRQGPNTDGIDVNSSSNVQITNAFIDTGDDAICFKSHFPNEPVQSVTVSNCILISDDSAIKFGTRSHGDMKFITIANCIIRNSTYGIAFFMKDGGHYNNIRISDVILENASWSESRRTVYPIFMDIEKRTPASALGKISWMSLRNLTITTGGHCLIAGIREQPLEDIALENIRMVVPSCDEVQGKSKPRGVRNLAAPPPGTDFAGVPAHWTFAHINGLTIKNLQIEVEHESAERQRHAIWGAHVQAVTIMEFAGRAAGLNSTLATIHLEQARNVFFNACRAEAGTHVFLHLTGRDTQNVAVMNSDLAMAQNAFVIDREVRKKTFYQASNRLK, from the coding sequence ATGACTCTATTCATCTTCATGCCGTTGCTCAGGCTTGATCCGAGTCTCGTCATCGCGCAGAGCCTCGAGGCCGTTGTCAACGTCAAAGCCCACGGCGCGAGCGGCAGCGGCGAGAAACTCGACACCGAGGCGATACAAAAGGCCATCGACGCCTGCCACGCGCAGGGTGGCGGCACGGTTTATTTTCCCAACGGCACTTATCTCTCCGGCACGCTGGTGTTGAAGAGCAATGTCACGCTGCATCTCGAAGCCGGCGCGACACTTCTTGGCAGCGCCAATCTCGCGGATTACAAACCGTACGCGCTGAGGCCGGATTTGGAGGCGCAGCTTTTGGGCACGAGCAATCAAGACACCGGCAATTTGCACTTAATCTATGCGCAGAAGGCAAGCCATGTCGGCATCACCGGCAAGGGCAGAATCGACGGCAACGGCCGTGCGTTTTGGGATGAAAATTTTCTGCCGCGGCCTCGTCCAGCGCAGATGATCGAGTTCGAAACTTGTGAGGACGTGACGATCGAAAACGTGACGCTGCAAAACAGCCCGTTTTGGGCGCTGCACATTTTGAGCAGCAACCGCGCGCGCATCGACGGCATCAAGATTCTCAATTATCGCCAAGGCCCGAACACCGACGGCATCGATGTCAACTCTTCATCGAACGTGCAGATCACCAACGCTTTCATCGACACCGGCGACGACGCGATCTGCTTCAAATCGCATTTCCCGAACGAGCCGGTGCAAAGCGTGACGGTCTCCAATTGCATTTTGATCAGCGACGATTCGGCGATCAAATTCGGCACGCGCTCGCACGGCGACATGAAATTCATCACGATCGCGAATTGCATCATCCGCAACAGCACCTACGGCATCGCGTTTTTCATGAAGGATGGCGGCCATTACAACAACATCCGGATTTCCGACGTCATTTTGGAAAATGCGTCGTGGTCGGAAAGCCGCCGAACGGTTTATCCGATTTTCATGGACATTGAAAAACGCACGCCGGCTTCCGCGCTGGGAAAAATCAGCTGGATGAGTTTGCGCAATTTGACGATCACCACCGGCGGGCATTGCCTGATTGCGGGCATCCGCGAGCAGCCCCTCGAAGACATTGCGCTCGAAAACATTCGCATGGTCGTGCCGTCGTGCGACGAGGTGCAGGGCAAATCCAAGCCGCGCGGCGTTCGCAATCTGGCTGCGCCGCCTCCCGGAACCGATTTCGCCGGCGTGCCTGCGCATTGGACGTTTGCGCACATCAACGGCTTGACGATCAAAAATCTTCAAATCGAAGTCGAGCATGAAAGCGCCGAGCGGCAGCGACATGCGATTTGGGGCGCGCACGTGCAAGCGGTGACGATCATGGAATTTGCGGGCCGCGCCGCGGGCTTGAACAGCACGCTGGCGACGATTCATCTCGAACAGGCGCGCAATGTTTTTTTCAACGCCTGCCGTGCCGAGGCCGGCACGCACGTTTTTCTCCATCTCACAGGCAGGGACACGCAAAACGTTGCCGTGATGAACAGCGATTTGGCGATGGCGCAAAATGCCTTTGTGATCGATCGCGAGGTGCGGAAGAAAACGTTTTATCAAGCATCGAACCGGTTGAAATAA